AGCCGCAAAGCAATTTGCCGACGGCGCATGTAGCTAATACCGCGGCAATGGAACATTGAAACGAACCTGTAAATTGAATTTATCACGTAGGATTGGCGGTCATTACATCTGTTAGATTCCTCGCGGCCACTCTCCCGACACGCGAGATGAGCTACGATGACAATCAAACAAATCTCCGTGTATGTTTTCATAATGATATCGCATAATATCTAAATACGACCATTACTCTTTGCTATTAGATTCTATTAGAGCTTCTAACTCACGTCATTGGCATCCTGTTGGTTTATAATATTACGAAGCCTATGTAtgataaatgaacaaaatattCCTGCTTCCTGTCCGTTCGCAACTATTGCAAATGTCTCAATAACCTCAAGCCTTCTATCTGCTTTCAAAGCTATTAATAAGTATACGATGTTAGCTCTGTCAGTGTATGTTTCATCGCGTGCATTACACGTCTTAACATAAACACTTTatacttgtaataaaatagATTGAACTGTAACTCGACCAGTACTAGCTACATTCAATGTGGATCTTGTAATTTTATGCTTCGACCGAAGCGTTCGAACGCGGCAAGCTCGTCCCGAAATAGTATGTAGGTTAGACGCAAAAACAACCATAACGTTGGACGCTCTCAAATCTTTTGATTCTTCGGTACAATTGCGGCGCGTGTCTTTAAAAAAGCATCGATGACGAATTATAATTTCCAACGTTTTGTCGGTTTCGGTAAAATTATCGCGAGCAGACGCTCGGACAAATGATAGCGGCCGCGGTGCCTACCGTTACCGCGCTGACGTCTGTCAAGAGTACCGTCACTTACACCCTCCTCATCTCACCACACAGTCTCTCAGTCATGATCGCGATCTGAACACGGCAGACGCGTCATTGACTTCCTCGTTAGCACTTCCCTCTtcaaataccagctgttgcaatatttttgatttgcGTAGCTTTTGCtttgtttcaatttaaattttcttttttcacTCAATAGTGCCATCCCTACTGggaaattaaaacttttttaacataaaattataaacggGCCACTCtgtaaaaacaaacatgtaaCATGTTACATGCGGATCGACTTGAGAACCTCCTCAATTCTTTCATAGGTTAAATGATTATTGAGtagtttagtatttttattagaaattatCATTGAAACGGAAACTAACATTTTCTTTTGTAACCCATACCTATTTGTCGAAATATTCAAAACAGAGCCAGCCCTAGCAAGTCACATAGAGGGTTCACGACTCCTGTACAATTAAATAATGATCGTGTGTGCAGCTGTTGGGAGGTTGAACGTCACATTATCACCCGTAGTGATCGTGACCGATGCGCGTGCGACGTTCTGTCATGCGCCACTTGTGATTATCTAGCTAGGTATAACACCTACTGTCAGTCACGACTTTGTATCATAAGCCGTGTACATTGACGAGTACATCTGCAAAAAAGTTATCAGTTTTAAAAACGGAAActacctataatattatattttttgtgattatttttactacattatctctaagcatttgattaattattgtaattgtgtatTGTAGGATCGTTTAGGTATGGCTTAacgttggtcaaattaaatgtgccgtaattattgattgtgttaggcttataatattgtgaagcgaaaccatacaaatatttgcatgtttgtcaagacgaaacatgtgcccgCTCTTGAATTTGTAAGAACTTAACTTGTGTTAAGATTCAAATAAAATGAATgcattaaacataaaatagacAATATTCGAGACCATAACAATTTATTTCATGCCGACCCGGCGAAAGCtatttccatgaaaaaaaaagaattccgAACCGAAATACAAAAAGCACGACTGCAATACACGAGTCACGGACCCTAACAGTAATAGAATTAGCGCTTTTCATTACTTCTGCCCAACCATGGATCTATGTTGGAATGGAGTTCGTGACAATTTCACGTGACGGCAGTGTTGAGTAGTCTTTGCTGGGAAATGTTACCGTTTTCTGGTTTCTTGCAGATGCTTTATTAGATATCGAGGTCGCCATCGACTATCGAGCGCGACCGAGCACGTTGTAGTCGTAATGTTGGCACCAGCGATTATCTCGTTatgttataaacattattagcataacaataacttttaattgaAGTAGCTATCGATGCGGAGGCGCGGGTCAATGATAAAGCAATTATCGTCCAGTTCTTGGGAGTATTCTACATTTGTATAAAATGATGTttctaatattatacaaataaaaaaatgaatagtGAGTGGCCGTTAGCGAGTCCCACTTTGTAATACCGCATTAATACACGTGTATGACGTAAATATACGTTGCCTAATGAAATATGCGGAGGTAATGGAAGCCGGGCTCGATGGGCTCGACCCGCGCAGACGCAATAATTGGGCATACAAATCAAATGACTGATGATTGATGTTGCCGTTATAACACGGATTGCGGCTTGTAGCCACTAGCCACCGGTATCCACCGGTATCCCACCGAGCAAGCAGAGCGTGTCATTGTGTGAGTCGATCACATCGGACACATTCGGAGGAGATGGAGCGCCGCGACTGTCTTACAGAATATTGGACTCACTATTCAAgggcatatattgtaattaaaagcatcacttaaattattatttgttcgCACTTCTTCACAAATTGATTCCGATGCCTTTTAGTAACTCAATTGCTTTTGGAATTTAAGAATAACAATTAATTACTCTATTGTTCAAGCGAGATTGCAAAAGTTTTAAAGTGagatataaaaggcatttattttctcaaaattgattccattagaaatctttttcatgtcatttctaagaCTATCACCAtgtgcaaaaataatattgatttgatttgatcttcTTGAAGCTATATAACGTGAAACCTATTGCTATTTcttatacataatattgcaATCGTTTAGTGTATCTAGACAATTATACCATAAACTTGCTgaccggcaaacgttgttttgccatataaagtataattcacgcgatagttttataagtaacaaaatattgcctatattatagcctgtacatcattttgttctattgtcaatagtttttgcagcgcacgcaaaaataggttttcgattttacaccttgtgttagaaaatagcaattttattacggattcctaattttgaaaaaaaacatagcctatagccttcctcgataaatggactacccaacactgaaagaatcattcaaatcggaccagtagtaccagagattagcgcgttcaaacaaacaaacaaacactgcagctttataatattagtatagatataagagatatctataaaaaaaattaaaccctCTTTTCGAAAGATCATTACTTATGAATATAACcacaatataaaaataccaaAATTGTAATACTAACATAGTTTAATGAACTGGTAATGTTGTTTCGATAGaacttttatggtttttataTGATGTAATAACACACAAAGCTAAAAGGCGGCAATGCTGCTGTAGTTCCTCTGGTGTAACAACACAGCATTATCGTACACAAAATAATGATGCCTGACTACTGCTTAACGATTACATCCGATACAATATAAAAGTGAAGACGCGTActgttatgataaaaaaaatattaaagttccaacacgatctgtgcgtattccatgtttattttcgatcaattcctcaaataataatgtatcgcataacaacccgattttgagaatttgtagagaatttaacgaagtgtgtgctgattttgatatattctttacgaatgtagacatttttaaaaatactctttataaaactttctagtttacgtaaaataatttaatgtttaactaaatttcgttatactgtaattactattgtgtcctcttattaattttttattttttttactgtatttggtgaatgatgtgtacaattttaattggatctcaggatcataaaaatatgctgtacttgttattagatgatagttttatcttgttatctgttattgtacctacttgtaaatgaataaatataatttcgtCAAGATTTCCCACCGTTAAGTCGCAGGCCGCAGCGAAACCCACGCCACCAACTGCAGCTTACGATATTTGCAACATAAAACGATTAGAAGCAATAAATGCCCGCTCAGTTTACATGTATGACGTTTTACAACACCGCCTGATCTACAGCGTGCACGGGGCTTCGGTGAGACAGCGGCATGTTTCGTGCGTCGCCATTCAGCCACAATTGAAATGCCCGGAGCTACTGATGTTACTCTGTAGTAAAGCTAGTTTATTAGCAGCAAAAACTATCACAAATCTATTTTCCTAAGAATAACGCCTATAGAACTATCATCCTAATACATAAGTACTTGAGAGCGACTCATTCGCAGGTAGggcaggtctgagaatcggacaacatctatttttcatccccctaaatgttaatgtccacgccaatttttttttgaaatttttttgattttgagtcagtattaaaaaatacatacaacttaaaattttcacccatctacgatcaacagttacttttgtatcgcgattttaatatcggcaatacaacgtttgctgggtcagctagtacccatatattattttatacgaaCGACAATAGACTTATTGCCAGACTTATATCACCTGGATCGGGGTAAACTACGACGACATTGGAACTCACAAatgcataataaaaattactagATAGCGTCTCTTGcttttagacaaccgatgaaaacaggtcaggtttaatactttagtctCCGAGACCAgatacgtcttacattcgcgatttgtatgaaactttgtgttagtatgcgtgcattgctcaaaatagaggttaactctaaactcaatttgacgttttcacagctttcatagtctatctagacgttataaatgatctaaggtctATTCCTTGTTGAGCATtcattttcttaataaataaatctatagcgATATATTTGTTACTATTAAGGAATGTAAGGATTAATATGATACTGGGTTTTCTTCTCACGTATCTAAACCTGttgtttaaaacaataaaagtttGATAAGAAGAAgtcaaacaatttaaatatcaaaCTTTCAATAGTGCGTATGTTATTACATGACCTACATCAACATTAAAATTAGACCAGcattaagttatatatatataagagaaaaGTAACAGGAAATGATCGATAATTATTGGTCTTTCAATTGCAAAATACTCAAGCTTTATCGCTTCTAATAAACAACAACTCGTATGTCGGGCGCGCTCCACGCAGGCCGGACCAGTGCATACAATAAGCAATCTAGCTAAGTATTGTATTCAACAAAGAAAGCGATTCAAAAGACGGATGCACATTGCACCGAAAACCTAGTTTCCATTGGAGTCGCGTGGTCGCGATGCCAGGAACAATACCATTAAATTATACTACTTACACTCTACTCCCCATTCACTTACAGACATTAATCGCGGAGAAAACTGGACGGGCGTTTACGGTGCTTATTGTGACCTCTGTTACGGACATAGTTAGTGGTCATTTCCGCTCTGACCTTGCGACTTCTTTCATTACTATATTACATATatgaatgtatacacttttataataaagtcccagccactgttcaggcattatctataaataaatttaaatgatttattaaaaaatggctctgtcgtaaatcataCTACTCCAATccgctgaatatctaagtgatcggacagcctgggacgagattatgattattttatagcaatagcaatgacagtacaatattgtatatttttattaaaaagagcgcaaaatgctgggagagtttcttgcgccgcttattCTCCGTcgtcagagcgccatttgttacccaagcggtagtagtataaatATTCAAGACttatgaaggaatattggaagAATAACCTGCATTCACTAATCGACTTGTTTCTCTATGATAATGGTGGGTTATcgtttatggaacaatttctcatacttgttaaagacataaaaggcatttactttctcaaaattgattcttaatcaaatacacaatattgtactgtcattgctattgctataagataatcataatctacctagtcccaggctgtcggatcacttagatattcagctgtggagtagaaggatttactacagagccatttattaataaatcatttaaattactcttacttactctttggaactgaggtatcgataTTTATGATACTCGAGTCATATTATTATTCggtacattaattttaaacagTGCAGTAGATCTCGTCGCCACGTTTAGACAGCTGTGGTTAACGGCGAGACATATTCGAGCCGTGTTTGTTGTTCTACCTTATCTTAATTGAACAGTCTGGAGTTAATCGTGCGATGCCAGCCACGTAGGCGGTAGCGGTCGATAGCAATACATTGATCAGGAAAGGAGAAATCGCGATCCAGCCATTTAAGTATTGAGACGGCACTGAGGCGACCCGCGATAGCCGCGATCAACCCACTGACCCGATCGGAGATTATCGAGGGTAGACATGTTAGAAACCTTCTCCGTTGAGCTCATTAAATTACTATGTAAGCCTCTTAACATACATGATATACtcatttataagttaatattaatggCCAACTTATAATCTTACATTATGAACACAAGAAAATCAAATTACGTTTAATTCTGTGAAACATGAAAAGTATGTCACTGCGTAATACGAATAACGGGATATTTGCCATGATTTGAGGTGTTTTAACTTAAGGAGTCGCTTCGTGATCATGACTTTAGAAACCATGTGGAGAGTTGCTGCTAGTATGTCCTGCTCTTCCATAACTAATACTAATACATCAAATACAATGCGATTGgtagttaaattaaaaagcatGTCACTAGCTATGTTTAGAGTTTTCTTAAgcgttaattccaccaatatttgtcttttaaacaatttcacacgtgtttcgcctctacacgaggcatcctcacgacatgttgactcgccaaaatctggcacgagactcaagtcTTGAGTTGATTCTGTGCTGAGGCGAaaaacgtgtcgaattgtttaaaagacaaatatttgcggaattaacactaaaaaaaactcaaaacattttgataattatggattaccgcaaagtaacgcctacttcaataaattttctagcTATTTGTTGACAAGGTGAATCACAGGTATCAATGACCGGGCTCGACGGCTGTCTCCCAACACTCCGCAAAAGAAACTACAAAAGCAAGTTGAATCATGTCTACACATAAGGAAACTATCTACTTATTTGACAACGACAAACAAATCACAGTTTCATTCAATGCCAATTATACCAGAGGCGTTTGTATCAACGTTCGATTGTAAGTTCAGTTTACAACTAGATTGTTATCGTCTGGATAACAAGGCTTATGAAACACTTCATTTTGACAgcttttaaaaaaacacatacaatTTTATCGTAAATTTGCTATAAATTTTCCTttcaagaatatttatttttataattcaatattaactTACAACGAGATGAACTAGATAAGCGAACTACAAATGCAAAATGAGGTTTGCAAGAAATCAAAGAAGACCTCCATAGTGTGCCAACCAGTACCGATATGGTGAAACGTAAATAGCAGGTTCCAGGTACACTGAATACGCTGACCCCATCTGATCAGGGCTCGAGGCTAGTACCTACATATTCGCAAGTGATATTCCGACATAGAAATACAATAGCCGCATAAGTAAAAACACCTTTAAGGGATCTTCTAATAGCCCTCAGATAGTACGTAATGCGTACTATAATTTTAGCCTGTTGATACAAACACAGGAAcagcattattaataatgttcgCAGCGGAGAGTTCTAAGTTATACCCAAGAATGGATAAGAAACATGGATCGCAAAATGTCTTAAGCTTTATGTTGTATTGACATATCGGTTCATCGGTCAACGGTTAGAGATAGATAGATTAGATAAGATTAATTAACAAAACAGTACTagggtggcaggattagccgccctcctcaacacgcaaaataggcgcgctgtagtcgtcgagttgcggataatagcccgtgataacctataacaaAACAGTAATTTGCAACAATTGTATATTGTTATTACAGTTCATATAGTTCATATGCCTGTGTGTatatttatctaaataattaattatgagtCGCTGTAAGCTATTCAGTTTAGTCGACAGACGGAAAAGCTAGAAATAGCCAGAGGCACTTGAAATATTACTAGACTTTGTGGTTGCGTTTATTGTAATGAATTTACTGCGCAGCTCATTGCTACGAACTTGCTCCACGTATTTGTTCAATTTGAGTTTGCAACGTTATAAATAGATTTGTTACACAGCTTCTTCAATGAGTATAATTTACAGCTATAGATTTCACCATAGAACCACTCGTATTGTCAAAAGCAGCGACCGCTctaaactttaataaataaaattaatttgagaGGAAATTCTATTATGTGTTTATTACCGCTACTTTTCCGGTTGCTGTGTGCTTAAGTAGAAGCTTGTTATTTAGATTTGACAATAGAGTCAATAGAATCGATTTATTGAATACATTATAAAAAGTGCTTCATTGTTGTCGCTGTACGAGTGATGTTTTTGGtgggtatttttatttaatttttggttGTTAAGGAGATCGTGTCTAAAAAGGTAGTGGGAAATAGTAAGAATACTACAGTGAGTCCATTATTTCATGTAGAAAAAGTAACAATCAATAGAAAGACAGCACTTACTTTTATTGCAGGAAACAGATACAATCAATGTTCAATCatagtacataataataaaaccgcCAACTACTATAAGCAtcggttttaaattaaataattataaaatggaATCGCAACTTCTTAAGTTCCTATTAGAGACATGTTAATTATAACGAGAAAGCAAACACAAGCAATTCAGGCCACAGGAATGGAAATGATGTCAATACTAAAAGCATTCTGCACTTACTTGAATGAACATGTAAAAGGAGCGCAAACTTCCTTAACCTgagtttttctttaaaaaaaacgctGTACTGAAACAGTCAACATCTGATTCAACAAATCGCCATTCACTCCGGCTCTAATTACCATTAGGACCATTAAAGAGTTAACGCCCTGAGATACAGATCGTAATTGTTTTACTATGATTCTCACAGTTAGTGTCGGCTtcgtaaataattacagttGTTCGTCTTAATTAAATCTGCTTTAACAATTCTGAGAAATAGCagcacaaacattttttatttgatgaatattgaccaaaatgtatatattatgtaatgaatagcTATCAGTAAAATTGAATcgtaaatttgtttgttacagATAACATAATTGAGGGCGGCCACAATGCGGATCTTTATTAGTATGGTAGTATTAATATGCGCCGTGCAGGCTGCAAAAAAATTCGAGGGCACTCTAAGATCAGCGGTGGATGCTCCGCCGCAAGATAATCTGGCCGTCGAGTCCGAGTCTCTCCAGCCCTCTGTAGTAGATGCTCCGGAAGACTATAAGAATCCAGGTGCGCCTCCTCCTGAAACACCTGAAGATGAAAACGAAGAACCTCAAACACCCGAGGAACCTCAAGAGGAGGAATCGCAAGACTCTCAAAAGCCTGCAACAGTACCGGAAACTTCTGCTGCTGCTGTTGCCCCTTCAGCACCAAGTGGCATCTCTGCGCCGTCTGCCCCCGCGAACTCACTTGAAGAATGCGACTCAGAAATGATAGGATTCGAACTTGTTACTGGGTAATGGCTCTAATTACTATTTGTAACATCCACCATCTACACACCTGTCAACTTCTTCATCTAAATAACGCGTTTGCGTTCCTTAATAGTTTTGTTAAGCATCTaaagattatgtttattaacTATCATTAATTGTTTGCATCTTGaaagatcatttataaaatcttcTGTCCGCAGGTATGTGTTCTCAGCGCCTTCGCATATTCTAGACGACATCCCCGGAACTTTAATGTTAACTGATTGTTTAGAACAATGTCAGGCGAATGACACGTGTCGCGCTGTCAACTATGAAACCGGCTTATGTGTGCTTTTTAGCTCCGATGCTGACCAACTACCTGGTAGATATTTTTTTCCACACTAgaactaaattttaatattataagaaactccactgattataaaatattttcaggtGCTTTGACGAAGTCACAATTTCCTGTGTTCACAATTTACGCACAGAAATCATGTTTGGGTGTGAAACCATGCGAGAGAGCTTGGTGCTTCGATCGTGTTCGCGGGTATCACCTCAaaggaaaaggcaaaaaaacgCACACTGTTAGCTCCAGACAAATGTGCCTAGACTTATGTTTGGGCGAAAATGAATTTGTTTGCCGGTaagatttacaaattatatctTTTATCTGATGTGACTTCATTGGTGTCAGGTATATCTTACGCTAATGAGAGACGTTACAACATCTTGCTCTTATCCAGATATTGCGGAAACTCATGAAGATAAAACGTTTAACATATTCCTAGATTTCAGATAATTCTTGTTATTACTTGGTTGAATTTAGCTTTAGCCTCATTAAAATGGAAATAATTGActaatgcataaaataatacaaaacaattattcaCACTTCAGTTATTCAACGCTTACGGTTTAAAGGTCGTCCTCAAAGCAACTATTGGAGTTCGCAAACAACTTGTAATAGACATAAataattgctataaatataactaaaataatataaacttaatgcACCAATATATCTAGTAATTTTTTCCGCGTATTATATTCCTATTCCTATATTGTTCCTGTGTATTATTAAGTTGGTTGGTTAGATGCAGCCACATTGAATAGAATTGTATATCCATTGAGACTGGCAATAACGGGCGGGGCCCATCGCGATTCGGCAGTCACGACAAATATTCGTTTTCTCGGTTGCGAAGGATCACGCCTCTCTGTGGGAGCGGTCTGCCCTATCGCTTCCTACTTTTATAGAACAATAACCGATTAAATAATACTCAACTATCAGCACAAACACGTTTGAGTAATttaaattgagaacctcctccttttttgaagtcggttaaaagtaTCTGTTTATAGggttattgtaattaaatgaaattgtaGTTCTTTACTTATGTGATTATTATAGTACTACAGCTGTTTGGTTGGTACAAAAAACTTTGTTTTCGTTGAATTACTAAGtattttagataatattaatCCAGAACATTTATTGcccatttttttattgtttttatgaagTGACAAAATAACTAATAGAACCCACTCGTGCTTAACCACGAGTGGGTTCTATTAGTTATTTTGTCACTTCATAAAAACCTTCTTCAATACAAGATCTACGTGATAGTACTCAATAAAATagcaaacaataatttaaactataTTGTACAGTCCAACATTATGGTAACAAACAAGATACGCGCCCATTGTAAATCAAGATAAAATATTGATGCAGATGAACAAAGATAGTATTTCCCTTATGCGGGTGGTCACTGTAAAGTAATAAAGGTTGCCGAGGTCACGGTTACATAAGTAACATCGTGAAACCATCTCTATAAAACCAGTCCATTAATCGATCTAAACGTAGTTTCAGATAATAAACTACCACAGCAATGATATAATGTcgtttgtataaaattaaaacacaatACTCCAACATTGAGACTTCATATCAATAAACTCATGCTCGCGCTGTTTGTGTTGTTGTCAGAAAatcttatctttttttttataaaaatacgggaGGAGACTAGCAGGATTAGgtcgaacaggacgttcagcagatggttatcgatacgccctgcccattacatagCAGTgtcactcaagattcttgaaaagcccaaaaattctgagcggcactcgtcaccttaagacataacatgctaagtctcatttgaccagtaatttcactagctacggcgtcattcagactgaaacacagtaatttttacacataactgtttcacggcagaaattgacgccgttgtggtgcccattatctagccggcatcctgtgcaaaggagcctcccactggtaacaagTTCATATCTCCATACGCAATCAACGATAGctaatcataactagaattaaaacaaaaaaggtGTCACCAGTTGAGGTTAAGCTTGGGAAAATTCACACGGCGACACAGTAAGAATAATAAGCCTTTTAAAGCACGCATTTCTTGTTACAGATCAGcgaactataataataaaaccggAGAATGCGTTCTATCAAATATGGATCGTATTACCTTGGGTGGCACCAGCTTTTTCCAACCGAATGAAGGTGAGATGACGTCACAAAATATAGATACTAGTGTACAaagaacataataattaatttctattCCTTACTTTCATCAAACGACTGGTTCATAACTATTAGTTATTAAATTACTCTTCGATGCATCGTGAATACTATCAACAATTcacacatttaattatttttaaatatcaataaaatcgTAATAACGTACTTATTACACTGTActgttacaataataaaaaaataaacttattaaaaataattttagatacCGACTACTTGGAAAACAACTGCGTTGAAGAGCCCACGAAGTTATGCGAATTTAAGAAAATGGGTGGACGAATTCTCAAAACAGTCGATTCCGTATACCAAGATGTACAAACAGTCGAAGAATGTCGCGAGCTCTGCTTGAACTCTCCGTTCCGATGCCACTCTTATGATCACGGCGATACTGGCGATCACGTTTGTCGATTATCTCATCATTCCAAAGCTACGCTTGCTGATATACAGGTTTGTGTATTTAAAATTCTTGAGCAGCCCGTTATGTGATCCGCATTCGCTATAATCACTGTAATTATTTCAGGATCCCTACTTGGAGGTTCCCGAAGCGGCGACGTACGAACTGTCTTCCTGttataatgtatctatagacTGTCGCGCAGGCGATATGGTTGCACGTATACAAACATCAAAACTATTCGATGGCAAAATCTATGCCAAAGGCAGTCCCAACTCTTGCGTCGTAGATGTAAACCAAAGTTTGGAATTTGAATTGCACATGGCCTACAACAACATCGAGTGTAATGTTAAACAAAACGGACTTGGAaggtaataaattttaataaatcagACTTGTTATTTCAATTTCTTAATGTTTAAGctattattgattataaattcttattttGCTACAGATATCTTAATGACGTAGTCATTCAGCATCACGACACGATCGT
The window above is part of the Leptidea sinapis chromosome 8, ilLepSina1.1, whole genome shotgun sequence genome. Proteins encoded here:
- the LOC126965668 gene encoding uncharacterized protein LOC126965668; its protein translation is MRIFISMVVLICAVQAAKKFEGTLRSAVDAPPQDNLAVESESLQPSVVDAPEDYKNPGAPPPETPEDENEEPQTPEEPQEEESQDSQKPATVPETSAAAVAPSAPSGISAPSAPANSLEECDSEMIGFELVTGYVFSAPSHILDDIPGTLMLTDCLEQCQANDTCRAVNYETGLCVLFSSDADQLPGALTKSQFPVFTIYAQKSCLGVKPCERAWCFDRVRGYHLKGKGKKTHTVSSRQMCLDLCLGENEFVCRSANYNNKTGECVLSNMDRITLGGTSFFQPNEDTDYLENNCVEEPTKLCEFKKMGGRILKTVDSVYQDVQTVEECRELCLNSPFRCHSYDHGDTGDHVCRLSHHSKATLADIQDPYLEVPEAATYELSSCYNVSIDCRAGDMVARIQTSKLFDGKIYAKGSPNSCVVDVNQSLEFELHMAYNNIECNVKQNGLGRYLNDVVIQHHDTIVTSSDLGLAVTCQYDLTNKTVANEVDLGIHGDIQTGLSEEVIVDSPNVAMRITDRNGDDTIASAEVGDPLALRFEIMDPNSPFEIFVRELVAMDGVDSSEITLIDSDGCPTDHFIMGPLFKSASSGKILLSNFDAFKFPSSEVVQFRALVTPCMPTCEPVQCDGGPNELRSVMSYGRRKRRSSSTSPTEDMLLVQTIQITDKFGFDKQRAKNVTEDSVFIRETDATCVNAAGAMLAAAAFIAAQLVVLAVWTCSWQRRRAAEKAAELLPGPNAPSPLCKVYDAGFSRAHQRHF